Proteins co-encoded in one Hyalangium ruber genomic window:
- a CDS encoding class I SAM-dependent methyltransferase, producing the protein MDTPGFYDTLADGYHLLFIDWAATRARQGALFDGLIRQALGEGPKDVLDASCGIGTQALGLAELGHRVFASDISPASIARAEREATASGLTLAGLAVADLRTLSEQISQRFDAVLSCDNALPHLLEDSELGAAAHHLHAVLRPGGLLVATTRDYDAAEPRPGEAVPTPVRVLGEGETRRLVFQVWTWSADGRSYEVEQFILRPEGPGWSTTSARTRYRALRREELTRALTTAGFRDVRWHLPEASGFYQPLVTARRPSTP; encoded by the coding sequence ATGGACACGCCCGGCTTCTACGACACGCTGGCGGACGGCTATCACCTCCTCTTCATCGACTGGGCGGCCACTCGGGCGCGACAGGGAGCGCTCTTCGACGGGCTGATCCGTCAGGCGCTCGGCGAGGGGCCCAAGGACGTGCTGGACGCCAGCTGCGGCATCGGCACCCAGGCGCTCGGGCTCGCGGAGCTCGGGCATCGCGTCTTCGCCTCGGACATCAGCCCCGCCTCCATCGCCCGCGCCGAGCGAGAAGCCACCGCCTCGGGCCTCACCCTGGCGGGACTCGCCGTCGCGGACCTCCGCACCCTGAGTGAGCAGATCTCCCAGCGCTTCGACGCCGTGCTGAGCTGCGACAATGCCCTGCCCCACCTGCTCGAGGACTCGGAGCTCGGCGCGGCGGCGCACCACCTCCACGCCGTGCTGCGCCCCGGCGGCCTGCTCGTCGCCACCACGCGTGACTACGACGCCGCCGAGCCCCGCCCCGGAGAGGCCGTCCCCACGCCCGTCCGCGTCCTCGGAGAGGGAGAGACACGGCGGCTCGTCTTCCAGGTGTGGACGTGGTCCGCCGATGGCCGGAGCTACGAGGTGGAGCAGTTCATCCTCCGCCCCGAGGGCCCGGGGTGGAGCACCACCAGCGCCCGCACCCGCTACCGGGCCCTGCGACGCGAGGAGCTCACGCGCGCCCTCACCACCGCCGGCTTCCGTGACGTGCGCTGGCACCTGCCCGAGGCCAGCGGCTTCTACCAACCCCTCGTCACCGCTCGACGCCCCTCTACTCCTTAG
- a CDS encoding MotA/TolQ/ExbB proton channel family protein, with protein sequence MTSLSLLAQAVPPEQLGWLSRKLLGVTLTSAEWVLWLLVILSVLSLALMLERAVYFTTHRLSDSESLAVRLARGEFDAVRSAIEGKKGMEAAVIREGLASTSQGADTVEQVIASTVARERPQYERYLSFLGTLGNNAPFIGLFGTVLGIIKAFNDLGASNVKGAAIQQTVMGGISEALVATAVGLAVAIPAVVAFNIFNRQLKTLTSRTNALGYALVGSLRSEVRKGATAGEGK encoded by the coding sequence ATGACGTCCCTCTCCCTCCTCGCCCAGGCCGTGCCGCCCGAACAGCTCGGGTGGCTGAGCCGCAAGCTGCTCGGCGTGACCCTCACCAGCGCCGAGTGGGTGCTCTGGCTCCTCGTCATCCTGTCCGTGCTCTCCCTCGCGCTGATGCTCGAGCGCGCCGTCTACTTCACCACCCACCGCCTGTCCGACTCGGAGTCCCTGGCGGTGCGCCTGGCCCGCGGTGAGTTCGACGCCGTGCGCTCGGCCATCGAGGGCAAGAAGGGCATGGAGGCGGCCGTCATCCGCGAGGGTCTGGCCTCCACCTCCCAGGGCGCCGACACCGTGGAGCAGGTGATTGCCTCCACCGTCGCCCGCGAGCGCCCCCAGTACGAGCGCTACCTGTCCTTCCTGGGCACCCTGGGCAACAACGCCCCCTTCATCGGGCTGTTCGGCACGGTGCTCGGCATCATCAAGGCCTTCAACGACCTGGGCGCCAGCAACGTGAAGGGCGCCGCCATCCAGCAGACGGTGATGGGCGGCATCTCCGAGGCGCTCGTGGCCACGGCGGTGGGTCTGGCCGTCGCCATCCCCGCGGTGGTGGCCTTCAACATCTTCAACCGCCAGCTCAAGACGCTCACCAGCCGCACCAACGCGCTGGGCTACGCCCTGGTGGGCAGCCTGCGCTCCGAAGTGCGCAAGGGCGCCACGGCCGGAGAGGGGAAGTAG
- a CDS encoding ExbD/TolR family protein, translating to MAGGANEDEDEITGINVTPLVDIVLVLLIIFMVTANFIVRETVEVDLPRAANGGETVQGLVNVVIDKDGKLYFDGAEVPEDELMRKVTEAVTKDKDTRAIISADQALPYGRVMRLIDVVKGQGIAKFALNIQKDAAPTPAAAAPAGP from the coding sequence ATGGCCGGCGGTGCGAACGAGGATGAGGACGAAATCACCGGCATCAACGTCACCCCGCTGGTGGACATCGTGCTGGTGCTGCTCATCATCTTCATGGTGACGGCCAACTTCATCGTCCGCGAGACGGTGGAGGTGGATCTGCCCCGCGCGGCCAATGGCGGCGAGACGGTGCAGGGGCTGGTCAACGTGGTCATCGACAAGGACGGCAAGCTCTACTTCGACGGCGCCGAGGTGCCCGAGGACGAGCTGATGCGCAAGGTGACCGAGGCGGTCACCAAGGACAAGGACACGCGCGCCATCATCAGCGCGGACCAGGCGCTGCCGTACGGGCGGGTGATGCGGCTCATCGACGTGGTGAAGGGCCAGGGCATCGCCAAGTTCGCCCTCAACATCCAGAAGGACGCCGCACCCACGCCCGCCGCGGCCGCGCCGGCGGGACCTTAA
- a CDS encoding energy transducer TonB — translation MSQQVLDELPLPPARSSGWVMAFVLASVGLHGLGLLALSRLKDRPVSVAQKPVELVMVEVQKPPPPPPEPPKEEPKPPPPPKVKAPKPPPIKVAQAEKPPPPPPNEPPPPPPPNEPPPQPTKPVPLVVGISMSSTTSAGGFAAPVGNTAYGKVDPTAKAPTEVKEYAAPKYTPIYQVDSEPSVLSEVKIPYPEEARRAGIEGTVTLSITVDPDGKVVAAKIVSGPGYGLNEAARDAIRRFRFKPAIKGGEKVSTEMKYAYTFLLD, via the coding sequence ATGAGTCAGCAGGTCCTCGACGAATTGCCGCTGCCGCCCGCCCGCTCCTCGGGGTGGGTGATGGCGTTCGTGCTCGCCTCGGTGGGGCTGCATGGCCTCGGGCTGCTGGCGCTCAGCCGGCTGAAGGATCGTCCGGTCAGCGTCGCCCAGAAGCCGGTGGAGCTGGTGATGGTGGAGGTGCAGAAGCCTCCGCCCCCGCCGCCCGAGCCGCCCAAGGAAGAGCCCAAGCCGCCCCCGCCGCCCAAGGTGAAGGCCCCCAAGCCGCCGCCCATCAAGGTGGCCCAGGCGGAGAAGCCGCCCCCGCCGCCTCCCAACGAGCCGCCCCCGCCGCCTCCTCCCAATGAGCCGCCGCCGCAGCCGACCAAGCCGGTGCCGCTCGTGGTGGGCATCTCCATGTCCTCGACCACCAGCGCCGGCGGCTTCGCCGCGCCCGTGGGCAACACCGCCTACGGCAAGGTGGACCCGACGGCCAAGGCGCCCACGGAGGTGAAGGAGTACGCGGCGCCCAAGTACACGCCCATCTACCAGGTGGACTCGGAGCCCAGCGTGCTCTCCGAGGTGAAGATTCCCTACCCGGAGGAGGCGCGCCGCGCCGGCATCGAGGGCACGGTGACGCTGTCCATCACCGTGGACCCCGACGGCAAGGTGGTGGCCGCGAAGATCGTCTCCGGCCCGGGCTACGGGCTGAACGAGGCGGCTCGGGACGCCATCCGGCGCTTCCGCTTCAAGCCGGCCATCAAGGGCGGAGAGAAGGTCTCCACCGAGATGAAGTACGCCTACACCTTCCTGCTGGACTAA
- a CDS encoding MarR family winged helix-turn-helix transcriptional regulator translates to MSGTQGDRLESKQRAEAPRPEEDLARQAWAPLFEVIHEMMRHFPAIASEFELSPVQAHVLRTLAEGPQPMSVLADYLACDASNVTGLVDRLEARGLVERRSAEHDRRVKLLALTEAGWELRQRLIARLSQPPEAITGLAPADLRALRDVMLRAVRNLETRRAEARAAPTPPPAPAQREG, encoded by the coding sequence ATGAGTGGGACGCAAGGGGATCGGTTGGAGTCGAAGCAGCGCGCGGAGGCGCCTCGGCCCGAGGAGGACCTGGCGCGCCAGGCCTGGGCGCCGCTGTTCGAAGTCATTCACGAGATGATGCGGCACTTCCCGGCCATCGCCTCCGAGTTCGAGCTGTCTCCGGTGCAGGCCCATGTGCTGCGCACGCTGGCGGAGGGGCCTCAGCCCATGAGCGTGCTGGCGGACTACCTGGCGTGTGACGCCTCCAACGTGACGGGCCTGGTGGACCGGCTGGAGGCACGCGGCCTGGTGGAGCGGCGCAGCGCCGAGCATGACCGGCGCGTGAAGTTGCTGGCCCTCACGGAGGCGGGCTGGGAACTGCGACAGCGGCTCATCGCCCGCCTGTCCCAGCCCCCCGAGGCCATCACCGGCCTGGCGCCCGCGGACCTGCGCGCGCTGCGTGACGTGATGCTGCGCGCCGTGCGGAACCTGGAGACCCGGCGGGCCGAGGCCCGCGCGGCCCCGACTCCGCCCCCCGCTCCAGCGCAGCGGGAGGGTTAG
- a CDS encoding TolC family protein, translating to MSPLLVLALAVTTATPVLTLDEALAEAQRKNPDLKAARARLAQAEQSSRKAWSGYLPTIVASGAYTRNSDEASISLPTVSVIRDVGAPTSAPGDTEGTPTNLALIPTEFEEAVIQPLNALNAQLEVRQALIVPTLWAGIQAAAQAEELARLSTEAQRREVLFIVAQAYYGAAAQQESLRAQARLLELNQAREKDTQARFDAGTVTRVALLRAKLDRTRAEQDLLRSRNALASAKLALATLLGRGPDFELAPPPEPLQPRQEGEEMLQHALTERPDVAAARKGEELAETNRRGAWYAYLPTVGLSGAYRWSNVGGFTGEATTWLVTLSASWTIWDGGLREATLKEQSAKVAEAEAQREGAEARAREEVLRNQLELESALANRSKASEALELARESQRLTDISFKEGMATYLEVADANAALTAAEVGDVAERLQASLAALRLLKAVGSFSPTEPPAQLAPNSQSAPAQPTQPPAP from the coding sequence ATGTCGCCCCTTCTGGTGCTGGCGCTCGCGGTGACGACGGCAACTCCGGTCCTCACGTTGGACGAGGCGCTGGCCGAGGCCCAACGCAAGAACCCGGACCTGAAGGCGGCGCGGGCCCGGCTGGCGCAGGCCGAGCAGAGCTCTCGCAAGGCCTGGTCGGGCTACCTGCCCACCATCGTCGCCAGCGGCGCCTACACGCGCAACTCGGACGAGGCCAGCATCTCCCTGCCCACCGTGAGCGTCATCCGGGACGTGGGCGCGCCCACCAGCGCGCCGGGCGATACCGAAGGGACGCCCACCAACCTGGCGCTCATCCCCACCGAGTTCGAGGAGGCGGTCATCCAGCCGCTCAACGCGCTCAACGCGCAGTTGGAGGTCCGCCAGGCCCTCATCGTCCCCACGCTGTGGGCGGGAATCCAGGCGGCGGCGCAGGCCGAGGAGCTGGCGCGGCTGAGCACCGAGGCGCAGCGGCGGGAGGTGCTCTTCATCGTCGCGCAGGCGTACTACGGGGCCGCGGCGCAGCAGGAGTCCCTGCGGGCACAGGCGCGGCTCCTGGAGCTGAACCAGGCGCGGGAGAAGGACACCCAGGCGCGCTTCGATGCGGGCACGGTGACGCGGGTGGCGCTGCTGCGCGCGAAGCTGGACCGGACACGCGCCGAGCAGGATCTGCTGCGCTCGCGCAACGCGCTGGCGTCCGCGAAGCTGGCGCTGGCCACGCTGCTGGGGCGCGGCCCGGACTTCGAGCTGGCGCCGCCGCCGGAGCCACTGCAGCCGCGACAGGAGGGAGAGGAGATGCTCCAGCACGCGCTGACGGAGCGGCCGGACGTGGCCGCCGCGCGCAAGGGCGAGGAGCTGGCGGAGACGAACCGCCGAGGGGCCTGGTACGCCTACCTGCCGACGGTGGGGCTGTCCGGAGCGTACCGATGGAGCAACGTGGGCGGCTTCACGGGCGAGGCCACGACGTGGCTGGTGACGCTGTCGGCCTCGTGGACGATTTGGGACGGCGGCCTGCGCGAGGCGACGCTGAAGGAGCAGTCGGCGAAGGTGGCGGAGGCCGAGGCGCAGCGCGAGGGCGCGGAGGCCCGGGCGCGCGAGGAGGTGCTGCGCAATCAACTGGAGCTGGAGAGCGCGCTGGCCAACCGCTCCAAGGCGAGCGAGGCGCTGGAGCTGGCGCGGGAGTCCCAGCGGCTGACGGACATCAGCTTCAAGGAGGGCATGGCCACCTACCTGGAGGTGGCGGACGCCAACGCGGCGCTCACGGCGGCGGAGGTAGGGGATGTGGCGGAGCGGCTGCAGGCCTCGCTCGCGGCGCTGCGGCTGCTCAAGGCGGTGGGCTCCTTCTCACCCACCGAGCCCCCCGCGCAGCTGGCCCCCAATTCCCAGAGCGCTCCGGCGCAGCCGACTCAACCGCCGGCGCCCTGA
- a CDS encoding Rieske 2Fe-2S domain-containing protein, whose product MEPMPDVTRFFHPVLPARSLRKKPVRVELAGRAYAFFRDGTGRAAALADACPHRFAPLSAGKVRPDGRLACPYHGWHFDAEGQGRSPSQPDLKKCDARAFQVVERHGYLWLASKDTPLSAFPDFAPEGFELTGSFSMLFRAPLHVALDNFSEDEHTPFVHTRLGWDDHDTGAIEFSAENHEDRTEVRYRAPQRASSLIRLLMLKPGDFFHNDWVTRFDPVRTGYTIYWSAPSGAPRPFLHHFAIFMVPETPRTTRFHVFAFLKLQDPRFRVLMPVVRMAQPVLAWFEIRDDANFIPLVADTPYSLKGMRLGKYDKPIIHQRKLLERIYYAQESEGDVTPIARAQGAGG is encoded by the coding sequence ATGGAGCCGATGCCGGATGTGACGCGTTTCTTCCACCCCGTGCTGCCCGCTCGCTCGCTTCGCAAGAAGCCGGTGCGGGTGGAACTGGCGGGGCGCGCTTATGCCTTCTTCCGGGATGGGACGGGGCGCGCCGCGGCGCTGGCGGATGCGTGCCCGCACCGCTTCGCCCCGCTGTCGGCCGGCAAGGTCCGCCCGGATGGGCGGCTGGCGTGCCCGTACCATGGCTGGCACTTCGACGCGGAGGGCCAGGGCCGCAGCCCCAGCCAGCCGGACCTGAAGAAGTGCGACGCGCGCGCCTTCCAGGTCGTCGAACGCCACGGCTACCTGTGGCTGGCCTCGAAGGACACGCCGCTGTCGGCCTTCCCGGACTTCGCGCCCGAGGGCTTCGAGCTCACCGGCTCCTTCTCCATGCTCTTCCGCGCGCCGCTGCACGTGGCGCTCGACAACTTCAGCGAGGACGAGCACACCCCGTTCGTCCACACCCGCCTGGGCTGGGATGACCATGACACCGGCGCCATCGAGTTCTCCGCGGAGAACCACGAGGACCGGACGGAGGTGCGCTACCGCGCTCCCCAGCGTGCCAGCTCGCTCATCCGGCTGCTGATGCTCAAGCCCGGAGACTTCTTCCACAACGACTGGGTGACGCGCTTCGATCCGGTGCGTACCGGCTACACCATCTACTGGAGCGCGCCTTCCGGAGCGCCGCGCCCCTTCCTCCACCACTTCGCCATCTTCATGGTGCCGGAGACGCCTCGCACCACGCGCTTCCACGTCTTCGCGTTCCTGAAGCTCCAGGACCCGCGCTTCCGAGTCCTGATGCCCGTGGTGCGCATGGCCCAGCCCGTGCTCGCCTGGTTCGAGATCCGCGATGACGCGAACTTCATCCCGCTCGTCGCGGACACGCCGTACAGCCTCAAGGGCATGCGCCTGGGCAAGTACGACAAGCCCATCATCCACCAGCGCAAGCTCCTCGAGCGCATCTACTACGCGCAGGAGTCCGAAGGGGACGTGACGCCCATCGCCCGGGCTCAGGGCGCCGGCGGTTGA
- a CDS encoding DUF547 domain-containing protein — MDTPPPRRRRRLLLVVAAFVLPAVLGVGGVFHANGLLPASVPDSEAPFSYARYARVLRHVKPDGDVDFSAIGRERQELDAFVDSLASFSPRSRPELFPKSEDALAYWLNAYHALVLQSLVDEYPYLESVHAPWLGRFFWGRSWPVGGRRLTLWALEHRVLLREFADPRIHLALFRGTRGGPLLDGAPFEPAFLDSQLNDAARRYVGDKRHVRLEGNTLHLSRVFETHQADFLAALPAGRRGSVLQFVWAFLPDTCTDRPGCDTRADLDRVCGVKLDQCQIVYVPEDGALPDAAARPVRTATP, encoded by the coding sequence GTGGACACTCCCCCTCCCCGCCGACGCCGACGCCTGCTGCTCGTGGTGGCCGCCTTCGTGCTCCCCGCCGTGCTTGGGGTGGGCGGCGTGTTCCATGCGAACGGCCTGCTGCCCGCCTCCGTGCCCGACTCCGAGGCCCCCTTCAGCTACGCGCGCTACGCGCGGGTGCTGCGGCACGTGAAGCCAGACGGAGACGTGGACTTCTCCGCCATCGGCCGGGAGCGCCAGGAGCTGGACGCCTTCGTGGACTCGCTGGCCAGCTTCTCGCCACGCTCGCGGCCAGAGCTCTTCCCCAAGTCCGAGGATGCGCTGGCCTACTGGCTCAACGCCTACCACGCGCTGGTGCTGCAATCGCTGGTGGACGAGTACCCCTACCTCGAGAGCGTACACGCGCCGTGGCTGGGGCGCTTCTTCTGGGGCCGCTCGTGGCCGGTGGGAGGCCGGCGGCTGACGCTGTGGGCGCTGGAGCACCGCGTCCTCCTGCGGGAGTTCGCCGATCCGCGCATCCACCTGGCGCTCTTCCGAGGCACGCGCGGCGGGCCGCTGCTGGACGGGGCGCCCTTCGAGCCCGCCTTCCTGGACTCGCAGCTCAACGACGCAGCCCGCCGCTACGTGGGCGACAAGCGTCACGTGCGGCTGGAGGGCAACACCCTGCACCTGTCCCGCGTCTTCGAGACGCACCAGGCGGACTTCCTCGCCGCGCTCCCGGCGGGCCGCCGCGGCAGCGTGCTCCAGTTCGTCTGGGCCTTCCTGCCGGACACGTGTACGGACCGCCCCGGCTGCGACACCCGGGCAGACCTGGACCGGGTGTGCGGCGTGAAGCTGGACCAGTGCCAGATCGTCTACGTCCCCGAGGACGGAGCCCTGCCGGACGCCGCCGCGCGCCCGGTCCGGACGGCGACGCCCTGA
- a CDS encoding cation-translocating P-type ATPase yields MHSSPTEPPRNLPVAAWYALAPEAALERIQSTPEGLSLAEARERLARYGPNVLERESQSGPWRVLFRQINNPLIWVLLGAAALAIALGKVTDGLVVLAVVVLNTLIGFVQEFRAGKAIEALSRMVPETATVLREGHKVTVPAAELVPGDVVLLCSGDKVPADMRLIAVRNLQVEEAALTGESVPVHKQLQPVAEEAALGDRSNLAFGGTLVATGTGTAVVVATGAATELGRISKLLGEAVDMQTPLTKALASIGRYLTVGILLVSVVLLGVGLLRGYEASEALLVGITLAVAAIPEGLPAIVTIALAIGVQRMAARRAVIRKLPAVETLGSTTVICSDKTGTLTRNEMTVQALWTPSGAWFVSGVGYAPEGRLHQDGVPVEGVPAAARELLRAGVLCNDAALLPGDGTWGLTGDPTEGALLVVAEKAGIRVEEARERFARMDAIPFESENQFMATLHANGEGGRHVFLKGAPEVLLRRCELSQGLSPEAVLAEVERMAEAGMRVLAVAMKELPATRDQLEMEDVAGGFCLLGLQGMIDPPREEAIAAVRACHEAGIVVKMITGDHHKTAESIGRELGLHKDGSVVTGRQLAELDDARLSEVAASTNVFARVAPEHKLRLVRALQSRHHVVAMTGDGVNDAPALKQANIGVAMGITGTAVSKEAADIVLTDDNFASIAAAVEEGRRVYDNLIKSLAFVLPTNLGLALILAFSVAFFPIQSVAGELAPLMPMLPTQLLWINLVATIALALPLAFEAKEVNVMRRSPRNPHEPVLSRFVVVRTLVAAVLMAGGALGLFLWEYRAELPRVGQEVALKEAQTMAVTTVILFQIFYMLMCRSLRGSVFKLGLFSNPAVFVGIGVLVLLQAGFIYLPFMQKVFGTAALGWGALGWSALVAAIILPVIGAEKAWRSRRERAAEEPVEPPHDMGGLGRRHVPA; encoded by the coding sequence ATGCACTCGTCCCCGACAGAGCCGCCGAGGAACCTACCGGTCGCCGCGTGGTATGCGCTCGCTCCCGAGGCGGCCTTGGAACGCATTCAAAGCACGCCCGAGGGCCTCTCGCTGGCGGAGGCCCGCGAGCGCCTGGCCCGCTATGGCCCCAACGTCCTGGAGCGCGAGAGCCAGAGCGGCCCCTGGCGGGTGCTGTTCCGGCAGATCAACAACCCGCTCATCTGGGTGCTGCTCGGGGCGGCGGCGCTGGCCATCGCTCTGGGGAAGGTGACGGACGGGCTGGTGGTGCTCGCGGTGGTGGTGCTCAACACCCTCATCGGCTTCGTGCAGGAGTTCCGGGCGGGCAAGGCCATCGAGGCGCTCTCGCGCATGGTGCCGGAGACGGCCACCGTGCTGCGCGAAGGGCACAAGGTGACGGTGCCGGCGGCGGAACTGGTGCCGGGGGACGTGGTGCTGCTGTGCTCGGGGGACAAGGTACCGGCGGACATGCGGCTCATCGCCGTGCGCAACCTCCAGGTGGAGGAGGCCGCGCTGACGGGGGAGTCGGTGCCGGTACACAAGCAGCTCCAGCCGGTGGCGGAGGAGGCCGCGCTGGGAGACCGCTCCAACCTGGCCTTCGGCGGCACGCTCGTCGCCACGGGTACGGGCACGGCGGTGGTGGTGGCCACGGGCGCGGCGACGGAGCTGGGGCGCATCTCGAAGCTGCTGGGCGAGGCGGTGGACATGCAGACGCCGCTCACGAAGGCGCTGGCCTCCATCGGCCGCTACCTCACCGTGGGCATCCTGCTGGTCTCGGTGGTGCTGCTGGGGGTGGGGCTGTTGCGCGGCTACGAGGCGAGCGAGGCGCTGCTGGTGGGTATCACCCTGGCGGTGGCCGCCATCCCCGAGGGCCTGCCCGCCATCGTCACCATCGCGCTGGCCATCGGCGTGCAGCGCATGGCGGCGCGGCGGGCTGTCATCCGCAAGCTGCCCGCGGTGGAGACGCTGGGCAGCACCACCGTCATCTGCTCGGACAAGACGGGGACGCTCACGCGCAACGAGATGACGGTGCAGGCGCTGTGGACGCCGAGCGGGGCGTGGTTCGTCTCGGGCGTGGGCTATGCGCCAGAGGGCCGCCTGCACCAGGACGGCGTGCCGGTGGAGGGGGTGCCCGCGGCCGCGCGGGAGCTGCTGCGCGCCGGGGTGCTCTGCAATGACGCGGCGCTGCTGCCAGGCGATGGCACGTGGGGGCTGACGGGAGACCCGACCGAGGGCGCGCTGCTGGTGGTGGCGGAGAAGGCGGGCATCCGCGTGGAGGAGGCGCGCGAGCGCTTCGCCCGGATGGATGCCATCCCCTTCGAGTCGGAGAACCAATTCATGGCCACCCTGCACGCGAACGGGGAGGGCGGTCGCCACGTCTTCCTCAAGGGCGCGCCGGAGGTGCTCCTGCGCCGCTGCGAGCTGTCCCAGGGGTTGAGCCCCGAGGCGGTGCTCGCCGAGGTGGAGCGCATGGCCGAGGCAGGCATGCGCGTGCTGGCGGTGGCCATGAAGGAGCTGCCCGCCACGCGGGACCAGCTGGAGATGGAGGACGTGGCGGGAGGCTTCTGCCTGCTGGGGCTGCAGGGGATGATCGACCCGCCTCGCGAGGAGGCCATCGCGGCGGTGCGGGCGTGCCACGAGGCCGGCATCGTCGTGAAGATGATCACCGGCGACCACCACAAGACAGCCGAGAGCATCGGCCGGGAGCTGGGGCTGCACAAGGACGGCTCGGTGGTGACGGGCCGGCAGCTCGCGGAGCTGGACGACGCGCGGCTCTCGGAGGTGGCGGCCTCGACGAACGTGTTCGCCCGCGTGGCGCCCGAGCACAAGCTGCGGTTGGTGCGCGCGCTCCAGTCACGGCACCACGTGGTGGCCATGACGGGCGATGGCGTCAACGACGCGCCCGCGCTCAAGCAGGCCAACATCGGCGTGGCCATGGGCATCACCGGCACCGCCGTGTCCAAGGAGGCGGCGGACATCGTCCTCACGGACGACAACTTCGCCTCCATCGCGGCGGCGGTGGAGGAGGGCCGGCGCGTCTACGACAACCTCATCAAGTCGCTGGCGTTCGTGCTGCCCACCAACCTGGGGCTGGCGCTCATCCTGGCCTTCAGCGTGGCCTTCTTCCCCATCCAGAGCGTGGCGGGCGAGCTGGCGCCGCTGATGCCCATGCTCCCCACGCAGCTCTTGTGGATCAACCTGGTGGCCACCATCGCGCTGGCGTTGCCGCTGGCCTTCGAGGCCAAGGAGGTCAACGTGATGCGCCGCTCGCCGAGAAATCCCCATGAGCCGGTGCTCAGCCGCTTCGTCGTGGTGCGCACGCTGGTGGCCGCCGTGCTCATGGCGGGCGGCGCGCTCGGCCTGTTCCTGTGGGAGTACCGGGCGGAGCTCCCCCGCGTGGGGCAAGAGGTGGCGCTGAAAGAAGCGCAGACCATGGCGGTCACCACCGTCATCCTGTTCCAGATCTTCTACATGCTGATGTGCCGCAGCCTGAGGGGCTCGGTCTTCAAGCTGGGCCTGTTCAGCAACCCCGCCGTCTTCGTGGGCATCGGCGTGCTGGTGCTGCTGCAAGCGGGGTTCATCTACCTGCCCTTCATGCAGAAGGTGTTCGGCACGGCGGCGCTGGGCTGGGGGGCGCTGGGCTGGTCCGCGCTGGTGGCGGCCATCATCCTGCCGGTCATCGGCGCGGAGAAGGCGTGGCGCTCTCGCCGGGAGCGGGCCGCCGAGGAGCCGGTGGAGCCACCGCACGACATGGGCGGTCTGGGTCGCCGGCATGTCCCGGCGTAG
- a CDS encoding Gfo/Idh/MocA family protein has product MTEVQPIRVGIIGTGFARSTQVPAFRACPGVEVVSIASARLERAEAAAKDLGIAHATSDWREVVSHPQVDLVSIVAPPHLHHEMALAVVQAGKAVLCEKPTALDATQAEIMWLAAEQRGVLALMDHELRFLPSRQKMRELIQSGALGTLRHARVRYGSDFRAGTQMGWDWWSDLSRGGGLLGALGSHAVDSLRFLLGREPTEVLGVLATHVATRADVETGAPRAVTADDEVQALLSFGGELTATMSLSAVEPGQPQHGVEVVGSRGALRLAGLELWRADVGSRTWEPVALPPPERLPAGMPDNEWSQGFWRYARAITEALRSGARTLPGASTLEDGWHNQRVLDAIRRSHADRCWVPLTRT; this is encoded by the coding sequence ATGACCGAAGTACAGCCCATTCGCGTCGGCATCATCGGCACGGGCTTCGCGCGCTCCACCCAGGTGCCCGCGTTCCGCGCGTGTCCCGGCGTGGAGGTGGTGTCCATCGCCAGCGCCCGCCTCGAGCGCGCGGAGGCGGCGGCGAAGGACCTGGGAATCGCCCATGCCACCAGCGACTGGCGCGAGGTGGTGAGCCACCCCCAGGTGGACCTCGTCAGCATCGTCGCCCCTCCGCACCTGCACCACGAGATGGCGCTGGCGGTGGTGCAAGCGGGCAAGGCGGTGCTGTGCGAGAAGCCCACCGCGCTGGACGCCACGCAGGCGGAGATCATGTGGCTGGCGGCCGAGCAGCGCGGGGTGCTGGCGCTGATGGACCATGAGCTGCGCTTCCTGCCCTCGCGGCAGAAGATGCGCGAGCTCATCCAGTCCGGAGCGCTGGGCACGCTGCGCCACGCCCGGGTGCGCTACGGCAGCGACTTCCGCGCCGGGACCCAGATGGGGTGGGACTGGTGGTCGGACCTGTCGCGGGGCGGCGGCCTGCTGGGCGCGCTCGGCTCGCACGCGGTGGACTCGCTGCGCTTCCTGCTGGGGCGCGAGCCCACGGAGGTGCTGGGCGTGCTGGCCACGCACGTGGCCACCCGGGCGGATGTCGAGACCGGAGCGCCCCGCGCGGTGACGGCGGATGACGAGGTGCAGGCGCTGCTGAGCTTTGGCGGAGAGCTCACGGCGACGATGAGCCTGTCCGCCGTGGAGCCGGGCCAGCCGCAGCACGGGGTGGAGGTCGTCGGCTCGCGAGGGGCCCTGCGCCTGGCGGGCCTGGAGTTGTGGCGCGCGGATGTGGGCAGCCGGACGTGGGAGCCGGTGGCACTGCCACCGCCCGAGCGGCTGCCCGCTGGGATGCCAGACAACGAGTGGTCCCAGGGCTTCTGGCGCTATGCCCGCGCCATCACCGAGGCGCTGCGCTCCGGGGCCCGGACGCTCCCGGGAGCTTCTACCCTGGAGGACGGCTGGCACAACCAGCGCGTGCTGGATGCCATCCGCCGCTCTCACGCGGATCGCTGCTGGGTGCCACTCACCCGCACCTGA